The Trueperaceae bacterium genome includes the window CCCTGCAGCTAAAGGCAAAAAGTTAGCCGCTTCTTCTGGGTTGCCAGTCCATTGGCGCGCTGTGTCTAGGAGAACGGTCTTGGCAGCGATAAGAGCAATGTCTATTTCTCCGATTTGACGTTGTATTTTCGGGAGAGAAGAAATCGGTTTACCGAGGGCAGTAGGAGTGCGCTCTAGGGCATAAATAATTGCTTCATCACGAGCAGCTATAGCTGGCCCAAGGTAAGTAGCTGCCATTAACATCGGAAACCAAATGTTTGGTATCGGCCGAACCGGTTGTTTCGTCGAAATGAGGTTTTCCTCCGGTACCGAAACTTCTTCGAGAAAAAGATCGTTACTTTCACTAGCTCTTAAAGCCAGGCTTTCCCCCCAGGTCTTTTCCCACCGTACGCCGGCTGCATTACCAGGTACCCAGACTGTTACGAAAGACTCATTCATGGCAGCGCCAACAAGGATATGACTAAGGTGTTTTCCGCCAGTTACCCAAGTTTTGTGGCCAGAAATTATGATTTTCCCGTCAATGACTGAAGCAGTGGTTCTCGGTAAACCCCCGCGAGAGGGGCTGCCTAAGTCTGGTTCGCTTGCAGCCGAGTTTAGAAGCTCGCCAGTTGCGGCAGCCGAAGCTAGGTAGGTAAAGATGGCCTCTGGCCAGGATCTAGCTTCACGCTGGTAACCGATTGTGTGTAGGGTCATATTGGCGATGAGAGCTGTCGAGGGACTACCTTTTGCTAGCTCAAGGCTCGCGGCGACGCAATAAGCAAGTGAACCTTGAACTCCTCCTAGTTCCAGGGGCGACGCTAAGCCAAGGTAACCTGCTTTAGCGAGATCGATAACGTCCTCTTCTGGGAGAGTCCCTTTCGAGTCAGCGGTTGAAGCACGTGGTGCTACTCGGGCCGCTAGGTCCTTACCCAGGGCCGTTGCTATTGTAAGGTCTTCGAGAAGCATGAAACATTTTAACGGGTGGGGACGCCACGTAACGTTCAAGAGTTTTTAAGGGCCAACAAACAGGCTCNTATTCACGTGTAAAATACNAGTTATGTCTGAATCTGTAAAAGCATTGGTTTGGATTCCGCTAATCGTTTTGTGGGTCTTCACGTTGTTTGTGCGTTTTTTTCCGCCATTGAGAAGAGAGCTAGACACGCCGCAAGCGCAAAGGGTTTCTATGATCTCAGGGTGGGTGGCCCTAGCGGTCGCGTTAGTGGTTATTTTTTTCTTTAAGTTTTAGATCCCGAAATTAAGGACCAACATTGGGCAAAACGAAGGTAAGGTTGTACGAAAAACTAAAACCACGCAAACCACGAAATAATCAGGTTCCTGCCCTGACTAGTAACTTATATTGATTCCTAACCGGAAATCACTGCTTAGACGTTGCGCTTTAGGCAGAAGTCAATAACGTTAAACAGTGGAGTTTGCCACNAAATAGTAAGGCGTAAGGGTGTGTTCAGTTCTCCTAACTAAAATCAATTGATGGAATAGGTCCGGGCTTGGAATCAATGTTTTATGGCGGCAATCTTCTTTTTAGCCCAATTACAAGAACGGGGTAATTACAAAACAGATGGGGGGGGTGTGAAGATATATTTCTCAGATGAAGGTTGTGCAAATAAAAAATGACCCCCGAAACTAAAATAGCGAGACGGAGGTCATACAAGAGTTGGTTCCGATGGCAAGCTAAAGCAAGATCCCACCTACGCTTGCTATTAAGCCTGCGAAAATCAAAGCCACCGTGTTNATTACCTTGATTAATGGGTTTATTGAGGGGCCAGCGGTATCTTTATATGGGTCGCCAACAGTATCTCCTACAACGGCTGCCTCATGGGCGTCACTACCCTTACCACCGTGGTTTCCATCTTCAATAAACTTTTTGGCGTTGTCCCATGCACCGCCACCGTTNGACATCATTAGTGCCATCATTAGGCCCGAAGCAATCACGCCAATTAGTAGTCCACCCAAGGCTAGTGGTCCAAAAAGGAACCCTACGACTAGGGGAGCCACAACAGCGAGAATGCCAGGAACTGCCATCTCTCGGAGAGCTGCTGCAGTAACAATGTCTACTGCTCGTCCGTATTCCGGCTTGGCAGTTCCTTCCATGATTCCTGGTATTTCTCTAAACTGGCGACGGACCTCTTTGATTACCGCACCAGCAGCGTTCCCAACTGATTGCATTAAGAAAGAGCTGAATAGGAACGGTAACATGGCGCCCGTTAAGAGGCCTATCAACACGATTGGATCGTTAAGTCTAAACGCGTTTTCACCTAAATCTAATCTCTCCGCGTAGTCAGCGAATAACACCAAGGCGGCGAGCGCGGCGGAACCGATGGCGTAGCCTTTCGTAACAGCCTTAGTTGTGTTACCTACGGCATCTAGAGCATCAGTGGTAGCTCGGACCTCTTCAGGCAACTCTGCCATTTCAGCAATACCGCCAGCGTTGTCAGTTATCGGGCCATAAGTATCCATAGCTACGATCATTCCAGTGACGGATAACATTGCAACGGCCGCTATTGCTATTCCGTATAACCCGGCTAATAGGAAAGCAGCAAAGCTGGCTAAGACTAGGACGATAACGGGCCAAGCGGTTGATTGCATGCCGACGGCTAATCCGCTAATGATGTTGGTGGCGCTACCAGTGACAGAAGCATCGGCAATGCTCTGTACGGGCTTGAAGCGAGTACCGGTGTAGTACTCGGTGATATACATGATCAATATTGTTACAGCGATTCCAATGACACTTGAAAGGAAAAGTGGTAACCAACCAGAAAAACCGGAGATTATCGAATAGTCAAAATCTTTGAAGACCAATCTCGAAGCTATATAGAAGCCAACAACACTTAGGCCAGCGCTTACAAAAACACCTCTGTAAAGAGCTGCCATAATGTTCTGGTTCGGCCCGAGCCGTACGAAGAAGACGCCTAGAATTGACGCGATGATTGCTATGGCTCCAAGCACTAACGGAAAAATAACCATCGCTGTGACGGCGTGAATGTCCGGCAGAAGGTACCCTAGAAAAATGGCTCCAATTGCGGTGACCGCATAGGTTTCGAATAAGTCAGCACCCATACCAGCACAGTCCCCTACGTTGTCACCTACGTTGTCTGCTATTACGGCGGGGTTCCGTGGGTCATCTTCAGGGATTCCTGCTTCCACCTTACCAACTAAATCAGCGCCGACGTCAGCAGCTTTTGTGAATATTCCGCCGCCAACTCTGGCAAAAAGGCTGATCAGGCTAGCTCCGAAAGCAAAGCCAATTAGAGGTTCCACCGGATTGTTCAGTCCAAATATTACTTGGAAGAGCCAAAAGAACCCAGCTACTCCAAGGAGAGCTAAGCCGGCCACTGCAAGCCCTGCAACGGCGCCACCATTAAAGGCTATCCTTAATGCCCCTGCCAAACCAGCGCGAGCTGCTTCGGCGACTCGTACGTTGGCACGTACTGCTACGTTCATTCCGATGTAACCACTGAAACCAGAGAATAGGGCACCGATTGCAAAACCAATGGTTGTCCACCACCATTGAATTCCACTCTCACCGGTACTCGTTAGTGCAACTATCACGAACACAGCGATTATCACGACTGCAACCACGAATATGGTCCGGTATTGGCGGTTCATATACGCTGCCGCTCCCTGGCGGACAGCATCTGAAATCTCCATCATGCGATCGGTGCCGGTGCCAGACCGAAGAATATTTGCGGCTAGTAGCCAAGCGGCGACCAAAGCAACGATTGCTGCAAGCGGGATCAGGATGAGAAGTCCGTCCATGTTGCCTCCAAAAAAGTTAACGAAAATTCATTACAGGCCTTAGCAAAGCGATGAACAGTGATAACAAATTTACTGCGGTCGTAAGTGACTGTTCTGCTAACACCAAAACCAAAGCAGATATTAACACGCCCATATTCGAAAGGGAATTGCGGAAAACACATCTAGCAAGNGATTAGGCTCCGAGTATTCCCGGCCGCGTAGGNACGAATAAAGACTGTTNNATTAAACTTTTAATCAAAAAGGAAGAAGCGGGGTCAAAAGCACTGCGTCTGCTAATACACGGCGTAATTGAGGGTTAAGATAACGCCTNNTTTGGTGGAGACCCAAGAGCCCAAATGTTGCTAAAGCAATTTCAAANGTCGGTTTTGGTGAGTTGAAGCCTGTGATAAAGCAAGCTCCTATAAGTAGAACGCCTGTTACCGGNAGNCGTTTCGATAACCAGGGNAACCGGTGAGCAAGAGATGAAATGCCATGAGCCTGGTCAATCTGGTCTTCCCACTTCGCTATAAACGCACAGTTCAAAAAACATAGGGCACCAAACAAAATAATAGAAGCTAAAGGAAGTACTGAGCCAAACGAGAAAATTGTTATTCCTCCCGTTAAAATCGCTGCCACAAAAGCTTCTTTTGGGAGCGTACTTTTAATGGGACCGAGATGAACAGCACCCAAGTAAAAAGCAACTAGAACTCCTATGAAGCAGCCCCTCATAAATTCGGGGGACTCGAGGAAAGTGAAAGCTAAGAATAAATCGAGAGCCAAGATAAAAATCCATACAACTAGCAGTTGATTGCGCCGCTGCATGAAAAACGCATGCCTATGAGTAATGGGAGCGGAGGCGACTAATCGAAGGCCATCAAGGAGTCTATCGGCCGCATAAACCAACCACACTGAAATCCCCAAAACTAAAGTTGAGCTAGGTTCTAAAACCAAGCCGATAGACTTGGCGAATTCTGTTTGCCAGAGCATCGCTAAAAGAGGAGCATCCAAAGCAAGGACATTAGGCCAGCACCAAAATGGGACATAGGGTTGTTTTCGGGAAGGCACCTCGGGGATCATACCTGGCTAGTCGGGGAGCGTGGGCTCAAGTGCCGTAAGAAATTTCAGAGAAAGCCAAAAACATATATATTCTTCCGGTAGTTCTAGAGCCCCTTCCCCCGATCAAATCTAAACCCTTTTAGGGTTAGCAGTACGATTAGACAAAAGAAAAAAATTTGCGCTCCAGATGAAATGAGTTTACGCTATTCGTAAGGGAGGGATTACTAATGAGCAAAGACCTAATCAGCGGCCAAGAACCTTTTGCTTTTGCCTATAGGGAGGATCTCCACGCTCTACCTGACAATGTTCGTGATGCCGAAGTGGATCTTCACGGCACGTTTGCTGACGACCGGCGAGACGGATCTGGGGAAGTTTATTACGGAATGCCCGGTAAAGGAATCCTCCGCATAGATTCTGACCTAAAATCCCAGGAACTCATTCGACTTCCCGATAATTTGGCGCCCC containing:
- the hppA gene encoding sodium-translocating pyrophosphatase (pyrophosphate-energized proton pump; pyrophosphate-energized inorganic pyrophosphatase; H+-PPase; can cleave pyrophosphate to two phosphates; can generate a proton motive force and drive pyrophosphate synthesis when PMF is sufficient); this translates as MDGLLILIPLAAIVALVAAWLLAANILRSGTGTDRMMEISDAVRQGAAAYMNRQYRTIFVVAVVIIAVFVIVALTSTGESGIQWWWTTIGFAIGALFSGFSGYIGMNVAVRANVRVAEAARAGLAGALRIAFNGGAVAGLAVAGLALLGVAGFFWLFQVIFGLNNPVEPLIGFAFGASLISLFARVGGGIFTKAADVGADLVGKVEAGIPEDDPRNPAVIADNVGDNVGDCAGMGADLFETYAVTAIGAIFLGYLLPDIHAVTAMVIFPLVLGAIAIIASILGVFFVRLGPNQNIMAALYRGVFVSAGLSVVGFYIASRLVFKDFDYSIISGFSGWLPLFLSSVIGIAVTILIMYITEYYTGTRFKPVQSIADASVTGSATNIISGLAVGMQSTAWPVIVLVLASFAAFLLAGLYGIAIAAVAMLSVTGMIVAMDTYGPITDNAGGIAEMAELPEEVRATTDALDAVGNTTKAVTKGYAIGSAALAALVLFADYAERLDLGENAFRLNDPIVLIGLLTGAMLPFLFSSFLMQSVGNAAGAVIKEVRRQFREIPGIMEGTAKPEYGRAVDIVTAAALREMAVPGILAVVAPLVVGFLFGPLALGGLLIGVIASGLMMALMMSNGGGAWDNAKKFIEDGNHGGKGSDAHEAAVVGDTVGDPYKDTAGPSINPLIKVXNTVALIFAGLIASVGGILL
- a CDS encoding acyl-CoA dehydrogenase, with product MLLEDLTIATALGKDLAARVAPRASTADSKGTLPEEDVIDLAKAGYLGLASPLELGGVQGSLAYCVAASLELAKGSPSTALIANMTLHTIGYQREARSWPEAIFTYLASAAATGELLNSAASEPDLGSPSRGGLPRTTASVIDGKIIISGHKTWVTGGKHLSHILVGAAMNESFVTVWVPGNAAGVRWEKTWGESLALRASESNDLFLEEVSVPEENLISTKQPVRPIPNIWFPMLMAATYLGPAIAARDEAIIYALERTPTALGKPISSLPKIQRQIGEIDIALIAAKTVLLDTARQWTGNPEEAANFLPLAAGAKHLAVETSLEVTDKALRLVGAAAMSKDLPLERHFRDVRAGLMHPPAGEAALEIIGKNALQV